In a single window of the Streptomyces sp. NBC_01471 genome:
- a CDS encoding aromatase/cyclase → MTQSGPREVEHEITVSAPAAAVYRLIAEVENWPRIFPPTIYVDHVERAERQERIRIWATANGEAKNWTSRRTLDPEGLRIDFRQEVSTPPVAAMGGAWIIEPLSERESRIRLLHDYRAVDDDPGSLQWIEDAVDRNSRSELAALKANVELAHASEDVTFSFEDTVLVTGSAKDAYDFINEANLWAERLPHVAKVRLDEESPGLQTLEMDTRAKDGSTHTTKSYRVCLPYDRIAYKQVTLPALMTLHTGIWTFAESEDGTAVSSQHTVVLNTENIARILGAGATVGDAREYVRSALSTNSRATLGHAKDYAENNRGAEPSRTGNEG, encoded by the coding sequence ATGACGCAGTCCGGCCCACGCGAGGTGGAGCACGAGATCACGGTCTCGGCCCCGGCCGCCGCCGTCTACCGGCTGATCGCGGAGGTGGAGAACTGGCCCCGGATCTTCCCGCCGACCATCTACGTCGACCACGTCGAGCGCGCCGAGCGGCAGGAGCGCATACGGATCTGGGCCACCGCCAACGGCGAGGCCAAGAACTGGACGTCGCGCCGCACCCTGGACCCCGAGGGGTTGCGCATCGACTTCCGCCAGGAGGTGTCCACCCCGCCGGTCGCCGCGATGGGCGGTGCCTGGATCATCGAGCCGCTCTCGGAGCGCGAGTCGCGCATCCGGCTGCTGCACGACTACCGGGCCGTCGACGACGACCCGGGCAGCCTGCAGTGGATCGAGGACGCGGTCGACCGCAACTCCCGCTCGGAGCTGGCCGCGCTGAAGGCCAACGTCGAACTGGCCCACGCCTCCGAGGACGTGACGTTCTCCTTCGAGGACACGGTCCTGGTCACCGGCTCGGCCAAGGACGCCTACGACTTCATCAACGAGGCGAATCTCTGGGCGGAGCGGCTGCCGCACGTGGCCAAGGTCCGTCTCGACGAGGAGAGCCCGGGCCTGCAGACCCTGGAGATGGACACCCGCGCCAAGGACGGCTCCACCCACACCACCAAGTCCTACCGGGTGTGCCTTCCGTACGACCGGATCGCGTACAAGCAGGTCACCCTTCCGGCACTCATGACCCTGCACACCGGCATCTGGACCTTCGCGGAGAGCGAGGACGGGACCGCGGTGTCCTCCCAGCACACCGTGGTGCTCAACACGGAGAACATCGCCAGGATCCTCGGGGCCGGGGCGACGGTCGGCGACGCCAGGGAGTACGTCCGGTCCGCGCTCAGCACCAACAGCCGGGCCACCCTCGGCCACGCCAAGGACTACGCCGAGAACAACCGCGGGGCCGAGCCGAGCCGTACCGGGAACGAGGGCTGA
- the fabG gene encoding 3-oxoacyl-ACP reductase FabG gives MPQKDQRVALITGATSGIGLAVARLLGTRGHRVFIGARNTENVASTVKQLREEGIDADGATLDVRSADDVKTFVQTAVDRFGPVDVLVNNAGRSGGGVTADIEDELWNDVIDTNLNSVFRVTREVLNAGGMRHKDRGRIINIASTAGKQGVVLGAPYSASKHGVVGFTKALGNELAPTGITVNAVCPGYVETPMAQRVRQGYAAAYDTTEDAILDKFTSKIPLGRYSSPEEVAGLVGYLASDTAASITAQALNVCGGLGNF, from the coding sequence ATGCCGCAGAAGGACCAGAGGGTCGCCCTCATCACTGGCGCCACCAGCGGAATCGGGCTCGCCGTCGCCCGGCTCCTGGGCACCCGGGGCCACCGGGTGTTCATCGGAGCCCGCAACACCGAGAACGTGGCCTCGACCGTCAAGCAGCTGCGCGAGGAGGGCATCGATGCCGACGGCGCCACCCTCGACGTGCGCAGCGCCGACGACGTGAAGACCTTCGTACAGACCGCGGTGGACCGCTTCGGCCCGGTCGACGTCCTGGTGAACAACGCCGGCCGCAGTGGTGGCGGTGTCACGGCCGACATCGAGGACGAGCTGTGGAACGACGTCATCGACACCAACCTCAACAGCGTCTTCCGGGTGACCCGTGAGGTGCTCAACGCCGGCGGCATGCGCCACAAGGACCGCGGCCGCATCATCAACATCGCGTCCACCGCCGGCAAGCAGGGAGTGGTGCTGGGCGCTCCGTACTCCGCCTCCAAGCACGGCGTGGTCGGTTTCACCAAGGCGCTCGGCAACGAGCTCGCCCCGACCGGGATCACCGTCAACGCGGTCTGCCCCGGCTATGTGGAGACGCCGATGGCACAGCGGGTGCGCCAGGGCTACGCCGCCGCCTACGACACCACCGAGGACGCGATCCTCGACAAGTTCACCTCGAAGATCCCGCTCGGCCGCTACTCCTCGCCCGAGGAGGTGGCCGGCCTGGTCGGCTATCTGGCCTCCGACACCGCCGCTTCCATCACCGCTCAGGCACTGAACGTCTGCGGCGGTCTGGGCAACTTCTGA
- a CDS encoding acyl carrier protein, which produces MAIQNFTLDDLKRILLEGAGEGEGVSLDGDILDTDFEKLGYESLALLETGGRIEREYDIELDDSALTEAATPRELVDIVNSHLGAVAQAA; this is translated from the coding sequence GTGGCAATTCAGAACTTCACCCTCGACGACCTCAAGCGGATTCTGCTTGAGGGTGCAGGCGAAGGCGAGGGAGTCAGCCTGGACGGCGACATCCTCGACACCGACTTCGAGAAGCTCGGCTACGAGTCGCTCGCCCTCCTGGAGACCGGCGGGCGGATCGAGCGCGAGTACGACATCGAGCTCGACGACTCCGCGCTCACCGAAGCGGCGACCCCGCGCGAGCTGGTGGACATCGTCAACTCCCACCTCGGGGCCGTGGCCCAGGCCGCCTGA
- a CDS encoding ketosynthase chain-length factor, with amino-acid sequence MTTSVVVTGLGVASPNGLGARDFWAATRAGKSGIGPVTRFDAAQYPARLAGEVPGFAAEDHLPSRLLPQTDHMTRLALAATDWALADAGVRPDELPEFDMGVITASSSGGFEFGQDELRKLWSKGSKHVSAYQSFAWFYAVNSGQISIRQGMKGPSGVVVSDQAGGLDAVAQARRQIRKGTPLIVSGGVDASICPWGWVAQLASGRLSTSEDAERAYLPFDADARGHVPGEGGAILVLEDAESARARGADVYGEISGYGSTFDPRPCSGRPPGLRRAMELALDEAGVQPGDVDVVFADAAAVPELDRIEAEAINAVFGPRGVPVTAPKTMTGRLYSGAAPLDLAAAMLAIQEGLIPPTVNVEAAADYDLDLVTSRPRTAEVRTALVLARGHGGFNSAVVVRAVD; translated from the coding sequence ATGACCACGTCGGTGGTAGTGACGGGCCTGGGCGTCGCGTCGCCCAATGGCCTCGGAGCCCGGGACTTCTGGGCGGCCACCCGCGCCGGGAAGAGCGGCATCGGGCCGGTCACCCGGTTCGACGCGGCTCAGTACCCGGCGCGGCTGGCCGGAGAGGTCCCCGGCTTCGCCGCCGAGGACCACCTGCCCAGCCGGCTGCTTCCCCAGACGGACCACATGACCCGCCTCGCGCTGGCCGCGACGGACTGGGCGCTCGCCGACGCCGGTGTACGCCCGGACGAACTGCCCGAGTTCGACATGGGCGTCATCACGGCCAGCTCCTCGGGCGGCTTCGAGTTCGGCCAGGACGAACTGCGGAAGCTGTGGAGCAAGGGCAGCAAGCACGTCAGCGCCTACCAGTCCTTCGCCTGGTTCTACGCCGTCAACAGCGGCCAGATCTCCATCCGGCAGGGCATGAAGGGCCCCAGCGGTGTGGTGGTCAGCGATCAGGCCGGCGGCCTCGACGCGGTGGCTCAGGCACGGAGGCAGATCCGCAAGGGCACCCCGCTCATCGTCTCCGGTGGCGTCGACGCCTCGATCTGCCCCTGGGGCTGGGTCGCGCAGCTGGCGAGCGGCCGGCTCAGCACGAGTGAGGACGCGGAACGCGCCTACCTGCCCTTCGACGCGGACGCCCGGGGCCATGTGCCCGGCGAAGGCGGTGCGATCCTCGTTCTGGAGGACGCCGAGTCCGCCCGTGCACGCGGGGCGGACGTCTACGGTGAGATCTCCGGATACGGCTCGACGTTCGACCCCCGGCCGTGCAGCGGCCGTCCGCCCGGGCTGCGCAGGGCGATGGAACTGGCCCTGGACGAAGCGGGTGTGCAGCCCGGTGACGTCGACGTGGTCTTCGCGGACGCCGCGGCGGTACCCGAACTCGACCGTATCGAGGCCGAAGCGATCAACGCGGTCTTCGGTCCCCGGGGCGTCCCGGTCACCGCGCCCAAGACCATGACCGGCCGCCTGTACTCCGGCGCGGCCCCGCTCGACCTCGCGGCAGCGATGCTCGCCATTCAGGAGGGGCTCATCCCGCCCACCGTGAATGTCGAAGCCGCTGCCGACTATGACCTGGACCTGGTGACCAGCCGGCCCCGCACCGCCGAGGTGCGTACGGCTCTGGTACTGGCCCGGGGCCACGGCGGCTTCAACTCCGCCGTGGTCGTACGCGCCGTCGACTAG
- a CDS encoding beta-ketoacyl-[acyl-carrier-protein] synthase family protein: MSARRVVITGIGVMAPGGVGTKNFWNLLSEGRTATRGITFFDPSPYRSRIAAEIDFDAETHGLSPQEIRRMDRAAQLAVVATREAVADSGIEPGGLDPYRTGVTIGSAVGATTGLDEEYRVVSNGGRRALVDHSYAVPHLYDFMVPSSFAAEVAWAVGAEGPSTVVSTGCTSGLDSVGYATDLIREGSADVMIAGAADAPISPITLACFDAIKATSPRNDDAAHASRPFDASRNGFVLGEGSAVFVLEELDSARKRGAHIYAEIAGYATRSNAYHMTGLRPDGAEMAEAIRLSLDEARLDPTDIDYINAHGSGTKQNDRHETAAFKRSLGDHAYRTPVSSIKSMIGHSLGAIGSLEIAASVLAMEHNVVPPTANLHTADPECDLDYVPLTAREWKTDAVVTVGSGFGGFQSAMVLARPERNVA; encoded by the coding sequence GTGAGCGCCCGTCGTGTGGTCATCACCGGGATAGGTGTCATGGCACCCGGAGGGGTCGGCACCAAGAACTTCTGGAACCTGCTCAGCGAAGGGCGTACGGCGACGAGAGGGATCACCTTCTTCGACCCGTCCCCCTATCGTTCGCGCATCGCCGCGGAGATCGACTTCGACGCCGAGACCCATGGTCTGAGCCCGCAGGAGATACGCCGGATGGACCGGGCGGCGCAGCTGGCCGTCGTGGCGACGCGGGAAGCCGTCGCGGACAGCGGTATCGAACCGGGCGGCCTGGACCCGTACCGCACGGGCGTCACGATAGGCAGCGCGGTGGGCGCCACCACCGGTCTCGACGAGGAGTACCGGGTCGTCAGCAACGGTGGTCGGCGCGCGCTGGTGGACCACTCCTACGCGGTGCCGCACCTGTACGACTTCATGGTCCCCAGCTCGTTCGCGGCGGAAGTGGCCTGGGCGGTGGGGGCGGAGGGTCCAAGCACCGTCGTGTCCACCGGTTGCACCTCAGGTCTCGACTCGGTGGGGTACGCCACCGACCTGATTCGCGAGGGCAGCGCCGACGTCATGATCGCCGGGGCGGCCGATGCCCCGATATCGCCGATCACCCTGGCCTGCTTCGACGCCATCAAGGCGACCTCCCCGCGGAACGACGACGCGGCGCACGCGTCGCGTCCCTTCGACGCCTCACGCAACGGCTTCGTTCTCGGCGAGGGCTCGGCCGTCTTCGTCCTGGAGGAGCTCGACAGCGCGAGGAAGCGCGGAGCGCACATCTACGCGGAGATCGCCGGCTACGCCACCCGCAGCAACGCCTACCACATGACGGGACTGCGGCCGGACGGCGCCGAGATGGCGGAAGCCATCCGGCTCTCGCTGGACGAGGCGCGCCTCGATCCGACGGACATCGACTACATCAACGCGCATGGTTCCGGCACCAAGCAGAACGACCGGCACGAGACCGCCGCGTTCAAGAGGAGCCTCGGGGACCACGCCTACCGGACCCCGGTGAGCTCGATCAAATCGATGATCGGCCACTCCCTCGGCGCGATCGGCTCGCTGGAGATCGCCGCGTCCGTCCTCGCCATGGAGCACAACGTGGTGCCTCCGACGGCGAACCTGCACACAGCGGACCCCGAGTGCGACCTCGACTACGTACCCCTCACCGCACGTGAGTGGAAGACGGACGCCGTGGTCACCGTCGGCAGCGGCTTCGGCGGATTCCAGAGCGCCATGGTGCTGGCCCGACCCGAGAGGAATGTGGCATGA
- a CDS encoding TcmI family type II polyketide cyclase: MKHSTLIVARMEPGDNAEVARLFGDFDATEMPHRMGTRRRQLFSYRGLYFHLQDFDTDNGGELIEEAKTDPRFVRISDDLKPFIEAYDPATWRSPADAMATRFYSWQASE; this comes from the coding sequence ATGAAGCACAGCACACTGATCGTCGCCCGGATGGAACCCGGTGACAACGCGGAGGTGGCCCGGCTGTTCGGTGACTTCGACGCCACCGAGATGCCCCACCGCATGGGCACCAGGCGCCGGCAGCTCTTCTCGTACCGGGGCCTGTACTTCCATCTGCAGGACTTCGACACCGACAACGGCGGAGAGCTGATCGAGGAGGCGAAGACCGACCCGCGCTTCGTCCGGATCAGCGATGACCTGAAGCCGTTCATCGAGGCATACGACCCGGCCACCTGGCGCTCGCCCGCCGACGCCATGGCCACCCGGTTCTATTCGTGGCAGGCGTCCGAGTGA
- a CDS encoding FAD-dependent monooxygenase, producing the protein MDAEVIVVGAGPAGLMLAGELRLVGVDVILLERLAERTGESRGLGFTARTMEVFDQRGLLSHFGDVETSNVGHFGGLPVDFAVLEGAHQAAKSVPQSQTEAALESWVTRLGADLRRGHEVLSVKDTGDHVEVGVRGPEGEQTLCAPYVVGCDGGRSLVRKTVGFDFPGTEATLEMFLADVKGLDLQPRMIGETFPGGMVMVGPLPGGVTRLILCERGRPPQRRTAPPSYQEVVDGWKRVTGDDISHGEPVWVSSFGDATRQATEYRRGRILLAGDSAHIHLPAGGQGMNTSIQDAVNLGWKLAAVVKDRAPLPLLDTYHDERHPVGRRLMMNTQAQGLLFLSGSEVQPLRDVLLELIQYEDVSRHLAAMVSGLEIHYDVGGGANPLLGRRMPHLELVGDELKTSSTVLLHAGRGLLLDFEDNPRLRARAAGWADRVDVVTGAPHGIADDSVLSGTAAVLVRPDGYVAWAAPGSHNDLPTSLERWFGPSR; encoded by the coding sequence ATGGACGCAGAGGTAATCGTCGTAGGGGCCGGACCCGCAGGGCTCATGCTCGCTGGTGAACTGCGGCTCGTGGGCGTCGACGTCATCCTGCTGGAGCGCCTCGCCGAGCGGACGGGCGAGTCGCGCGGGCTCGGTTTCACAGCCCGCACGATGGAGGTTTTCGACCAGCGTGGTCTGCTCTCCCACTTCGGGGATGTCGAGACCAGCAACGTGGGTCACTTCGGTGGCCTCCCGGTCGACTTCGCCGTCCTGGAGGGTGCGCACCAGGCGGCCAAGAGTGTTCCCCAGTCCCAGACCGAGGCGGCCCTCGAATCATGGGTGACCAGGCTCGGCGCCGACCTGCGCCGCGGCCACGAGGTGCTCTCCGTCAAGGACACTGGAGACCACGTCGAGGTCGGAGTACGCGGCCCCGAGGGCGAGCAGACGCTGTGCGCCCCCTATGTGGTCGGATGCGACGGCGGTCGCAGCCTGGTGCGCAAGACGGTCGGTTTCGATTTCCCCGGCACCGAGGCGACCCTGGAGATGTTCCTCGCCGACGTGAAGGGCCTCGACCTCCAGCCCCGCATGATCGGGGAGACCTTCCCCGGTGGCATGGTCATGGTGGGTCCGCTTCCCGGCGGGGTCACCCGGCTCATCCTCTGCGAGCGCGGCAGGCCCCCGCAGCGCCGTACGGCTCCGCCGTCGTACCAGGAAGTGGTCGACGGCTGGAAGCGCGTCACCGGAGACGACATCTCGCACGGCGAGCCGGTCTGGGTCAGCTCCTTCGGCGACGCGACCCGGCAGGCGACCGAGTACCGCCGCGGCCGGATTCTGCTCGCCGGGGACTCCGCCCACATCCACCTGCCGGCCGGCGGGCAGGGCATGAACACCAGCATTCAGGACGCCGTCAACCTCGGCTGGAAGCTGGCTGCCGTGGTCAAGGACCGGGCACCGCTCCCGCTGCTCGACACCTACCACGACGAGCGGCACCCGGTCGGCCGGCGCCTGATGATGAACACCCAGGCCCAGGGGCTGCTGTTCCTCAGCGGATCCGAGGTCCAGCCGCTGCGCGACGTGCTTCTGGAACTGATCCAGTACGAGGACGTCAGCCGTCACCTCGCCGCCATGGTCAGCGGACTGGAGATCCACTACGACGTCGGCGGCGGAGCGAATCCGCTGCTCGGCCGGCGCATGCCCCATCTGGAACTGGTCGGCGACGAGTTGAAGACCAGCAGCACCGTACTGCTGCACGCCGGTCGCGGCCTGCTTCTCGACTTCGAGGACAACCCGCGGCTGCGCGCGAGGGCCGCCGGCTGGGCGGACCGGGTGGACGTCGTGACCGGAGCGCCGCACGGGATCGCGGACGACAGCGTGCTGTCCGGCACGGCTGCCGTGCTGGTGCGCCCCGACGGTTACGTGGCCTGGGCCGCGCCCGGCAGCCACAACGACCTGCCCACTTCCCTGGAGCGCTGGTTCGGACCCTCGCGCTAG
- a CDS encoding biotin carboxylase N-terminal domain-containing protein yields the protein MRKVLIANRGEIAVRVARACRDAGIVSVAVYADPDRDALHVRTADEAFALGGDTPGTSYLDIAKVLAAAADSGADAIHPGYGFLSENAEFAQAVIDAGLTWIGPPPQAIRDLGDKVAARHIAQRAGAPLVAGTPDPVSGADEVVAFAQEHGLPIAIKAAFGGGGRGLKVARTLAEVPELYESAVREAVAAFGRGECFVERYLDTPRHVETQCLADSHGNVVVVSTRDCSLQRRHQKLVEEAPAPFLSEQQNAQLYAASKAILKEAGYVGAGTVEFLVGTDGTVSFLEVNTRLQVEHPVTEEVTGIDLVREMFRIADGEELGYGDPAVRGHSFEFRINGEDPGRNFLPAPGTVTTFAPPTGPGVRLDAGVESGSAIGPAWDSLLAKLIVTGATRREALERAARALAEFTVEGMATAIPFHRAVVVDPAFTAAPFTIHTRWIETAFVNEIPAFAAGADAATDDGPGRETLVVEVGGRRLEVSLPSPQGVMPIRAPGAAGAKPKRAATRKAGPAVSGDALASPMQGTVVKVAVEEGQAVEQGDLVVVLEAMKMEQPLNAHRPGTVKDLMVEVGASLAAGAVICEIKD from the coding sequence GTGCGCAAGGTGCTCATCGCCAACCGTGGCGAAATCGCTGTCCGTGTGGCGCGGGCCTGCCGGGATGCCGGGATCGTGAGCGTAGCCGTGTACGCCGACCCGGACCGGGACGCCCTGCATGTCCGGACGGCGGACGAGGCGTTCGCCCTGGGTGGTGACACTCCGGGGACCAGCTACCTGGACATCGCCAAAGTGCTTGCCGCAGCGGCCGATTCCGGGGCTGACGCCATCCACCCGGGTTATGGATTCCTGTCCGAGAACGCCGAGTTCGCCCAGGCCGTGATCGATGCGGGCCTGACCTGGATCGGCCCGCCCCCGCAGGCCATCCGCGACCTCGGCGACAAGGTGGCGGCCCGCCACATCGCCCAGCGTGCGGGCGCCCCGCTGGTGGCGGGCACCCCCGATCCGGTCTCCGGCGCCGACGAGGTCGTCGCCTTCGCCCAGGAGCACGGTCTGCCGATCGCGATCAAGGCGGCCTTCGGCGGTGGCGGGCGAGGCCTCAAGGTGGCCCGCACGCTGGCGGAGGTACCGGAGCTGTACGAGTCCGCGGTACGCGAGGCCGTGGCCGCCTTCGGCCGCGGCGAGTGCTTCGTGGAGCGCTACCTCGACACGCCCCGGCACGTCGAGACCCAGTGTCTCGCCGACTCCCACGGCAACGTCGTGGTCGTGTCCACGCGTGACTGCTCGCTCCAGCGCAGACACCAGAAGCTGGTGGAGGAGGCCCCGGCCCCCTTCCTCTCGGAGCAGCAGAACGCGCAGTTGTACGCGGCCTCCAAGGCGATCCTGAAGGAAGCCGGATACGTGGGCGCCGGCACCGTGGAGTTCCTGGTCGGCACCGACGGCACCGTCTCGTTCCTGGAGGTCAACACCCGGCTTCAGGTCGAACACCCGGTGACGGAGGAGGTCACCGGCATCGACCTCGTCCGCGAGATGTTCCGGATCGCCGACGGCGAGGAGCTGGGGTACGGCGACCCGGCGGTCCGCGGGCACTCCTTCGAGTTCCGCATCAACGGCGAGGACCCGGGCCGCAACTTCCTGCCCGCCCCGGGCACCGTGACCACGTTCGCGCCGCCCACCGGCCCCGGCGTCCGGCTGGACGCGGGCGTCGAATCGGGCTCGGCCATCGGCCCGGCCTGGGACTCGCTGCTCGCCAAGCTGATCGTCACCGGTGCGACGCGCCGGGAGGCGCTGGAGCGGGCGGCCCGTGCGCTGGCGGAGTTCACCGTCGAGGGCATGGCGACAGCGATCCCCTTCCACCGTGCGGTAGTCGTCGATCCGGCGTTCACCGCCGCCCCGTTCACGATTCACACGCGGTGGATCGAGACCGCGTTCGTCAACGAGATACCCGCGTTCGCCGCCGGGGCCGATGCCGCGACGGATGACGGACCGGGCCGCGAGACCCTCGTCGTCGAGGTCGGCGGCAGGCGCCTGGAGGTGTCCCTGCCGTCCCCGCAGGGGGTGATGCCGATCCGTGCCCCCGGTGCGGCGGGTGCCAAGCCGAAGCGCGCGGCCACCAGGAAGGCCGGCCCCGCCGTATCCGGCGACGCCCTCGCCTCTCCCATGCAGGGCACGGTCGTCAAGGTCGCGGTCGAGGAGGGCCAAGCGGTCGAGCAGGGTGACCTGGTCGTCGTTCTTGAGGCCATGAAGATGGAACAGCCGCTCAACGCGCACCGGCCCGGCACTGTCAAGGACCTCATGGTGGAGGTCGGCGCATCACTCGCCGCCGGCGCTGTCATTTGTGAAATCAAGGACTGA
- a CDS encoding response regulator transcription factor: MRQSSVSLLEPHTAAQRAHGGPETTGAAPLNAGRGPSTSSENWRILVVESNACDAETLIRGLRRHGREVSSIDTGAKALEAYQDVDLVLLDLELPDLDGLEVCKEIRAACDIPVIAVTARSTELDCVLALQAGADDYLVKPYGFRELMARMDAVMRRARSHPPTPQAIEHGRLLIDSGTREVHVDSQLVNVTRKEFDLLYLLALHPDTVVPRSELMERVWGDAWSRRTVDTHVSSLRGKLGASGWIITVRGVGFRLGCA; encoded by the coding sequence ATGCGCCAGAGTTCCGTAAGTCTTCTAGAGCCACACACCGCTGCCCAGCGTGCGCACGGAGGTCCCGAAACGACGGGGGCAGCGCCTCTCAACGCCGGTCGCGGGCCGAGCACTTCTTCCGAGAACTGGCGCATACTCGTTGTCGAGAGCAATGCATGCGACGCGGAGACCCTGATCAGGGGGCTGCGCAGGCACGGTCGTGAGGTCTCCAGCATCGACACGGGGGCCAAGGCCCTGGAGGCGTACCAGGACGTCGATCTGGTGCTCCTCGACCTGGAACTCCCCGACCTCGACGGTCTCGAAGTCTGCAAGGAGATCCGCGCGGCCTGCGACATCCCGGTCATCGCGGTCACCGCCCGCAGTACCGAACTGGACTGCGTTCTCGCCCTCCAGGCGGGCGCGGACGACTACCTCGTCAAGCCCTACGGGTTCCGTGAGCTCATGGCCCGCATGGACGCCGTGATGCGCCGGGCGCGTTCGCACCCGCCGACGCCGCAGGCCATCGAGCACGGGCGCCTGCTCATCGACTCCGGCACCCGCGAAGTCCACGTGGACAGCCAGCTGGTCAACGTGACCCGCAAGGAATTCGATCTGCTGTACCTCCTGGCCCTGCACCCCGACACCGTCGTCCCCCGCAGCGAGCTCATGGAGCGGGTCTGGGGGGACGCCTGGTCACGTCGCACCGTCGACACCCACGTGAGCAGTCTGCGCGGCAAGCTCGGCGCCAGCGGCTGGATCATCACCGTGCGCGGGGTCGGTTTCCGCCTCGGCTGTGCATGA
- a CDS encoding ketoacyl-ACP synthase III family protein: MPHDMKPRAHAGIAAAAVWLPANRQSCEAAVREGELTRRAADDLGHATLPVAEDVSAPDMAVRAGESALGRGGVRAEDVTSLYHAYMHYQGHDLWPVAHYIAHGLGASDAVPVGIQQICNGGTTAVELAFSRLAQDEDPGFAVVTTADRFVPPAFDRWTSDYGVAYGDVGTSAVLTTDPAHPCPLLLRSVCTTAAPHLEGMHRGVAPFSPAPVHHATPVDMRRTKRVYLRANGVKAFDDANTAAIERVVTEALKDTGLTPDDSRLRAVVLPRFGARLLRESWAPVLSGATSAPLCDWGRETGHVGAGDAIAGLAELLDRRLLSAGDFAFILSAGAGFTWSCLAVEGTGTHV, translated from the coding sequence ATGCCGCACGACATGAAACCGAGGGCCCACGCGGGAATCGCCGCAGCCGCGGTCTGGCTGCCCGCGAATCGGCAGAGCTGCGAAGCGGCCGTACGGGAAGGGGAACTGACCCGCCGCGCGGCCGACGACCTGGGACATGCCACGTTGCCCGTGGCCGAGGACGTCTCCGCTCCCGACATGGCTGTGCGGGCCGGTGAGTCCGCCCTCGGACGGGGTGGTGTGCGGGCCGAGGACGTCACCTCCCTCTACCACGCGTACATGCACTACCAGGGGCACGACCTGTGGCCCGTCGCCCACTACATCGCGCACGGCCTGGGCGCATCGGACGCCGTGCCTGTCGGCATCCAGCAGATATGCAACGGCGGGACGACCGCCGTCGAACTCGCCTTCTCCCGGCTGGCGCAGGACGAGGACCCGGGCTTCGCCGTGGTGACCACGGCGGACAGGTTCGTTCCCCCGGCCTTCGACCGGTGGACCAGCGACTACGGCGTCGCCTACGGGGACGTGGGCACCTCGGCGGTCCTCACCACGGACCCCGCCCACCCGTGCCCGCTCCTGCTGCGCTCGGTGTGCACGACGGCCGCCCCCCACCTCGAAGGCATGCACCGCGGCGTCGCCCCCTTCTCACCGGCACCGGTCCATCACGCGACCCCTGTCGACATGCGACGTACCAAGCGCGTCTACCTCAGGGCCAACGGCGTCAAGGCCTTCGACGACGCCAACACCGCCGCCATCGAGCGGGTGGTGACCGAGGCTCTGAAGGACACCGGTCTGACCCCTGACGACAGCCGTCTGCGCGCCGTGGTGCTGCCGCGCTTCGGCGCTCGACTGCTGCGGGAGAGCTGGGCGCCCGTCCTGTCCGGTGCGACATCCGCACCGCTGTGCGACTGGGGCCGTGAGACGGGTCATGTGGGGGCGGGCGACGCCATCGCAGGGCTCGCCGAACTGCTGGACCGGCGCCTGCTGTCCGCCGGCGACTTCGCGTTCATCCTGAGCGCGGGAGCCGGTTTCACCTGGTCCTGCCTCGCCGTCGAGGGAACAGGGACCCACGTCTGA
- a CDS encoding ScbR family autoregulator-binding transcription factor: MSKQERATRTRHALIQSAAHVFDQGGYSQARLEQVSQGAGVSRGALFFHFANKEALADAVEEAASRTLRAAAGDVYRRRGGALQALIDTTHALARLFSHDQVVRGGFQVSCHTNRGSGKPLREQWESYVGLLLREADAGNELLGSAPQRDIVETIVAATTGFQILGHHDEARLSAFALTRFWRLLLPRLATAEVLGGLRPDGSRPADHPAHSPRQQI; this comes from the coding sequence GTGAGCAAGCAGGAGCGGGCCACCCGCACACGTCACGCTCTGATCCAGTCCGCGGCCCATGTCTTCGACCAGGGCGGGTACTCCCAGGCGAGGCTCGAACAGGTCAGCCAGGGCGCCGGAGTGAGCCGTGGCGCGCTGTTCTTCCATTTCGCCAACAAGGAGGCCCTGGCCGACGCCGTGGAGGAGGCGGCGTCCAGGACCCTGCGCGCCGCGGCCGGAGACGTCTACCGCCGGCGCGGCGGCGCGCTGCAGGCGTTGATCGACACCACCCACGCCCTGGCCAGGCTGTTCAGCCATGACCAGGTCGTACGCGGCGGCTTCCAGGTCAGTTGCCACACGAACCGGGGCAGCGGCAAACCCCTGCGGGAGCAGTGGGAGTCGTACGTCGGCCTGCTGCTCCGGGAGGCCGACGCGGGCAACGAGTTGCTGGGGAGCGCACCGCAGCGCGACATCGTCGAGACCATCGTGGCAGCCACCACCGGATTCCAGATTCTCGGACACCACGACGAGGCGCGACTGTCCGCTTTCGCACTCACCCGTTTCTGGCGGCTGCTGCTGCCGCGGCTGGCCACGGCAGAGGTCCTGGGCGGTCTGCGGCCGGACGGCAGCAGGCCGGCGGATCACCCGGCGCATTCGCCCCGACAGCAGATCTGA